One genomic segment of Chitinophaga sancti includes these proteins:
- a CDS encoding contractile injection system tape measure protein, producing the protein MTFSHKIQQIVMDATFTERELAGELQDRISRVFNQSIEPATATLFNQLGANGESVWIERLELDLGELAYDNFEQQITDRMIAALRDALEGKLELVTQDTGNLYFKDETERLYALLEHYLLTGTLPWWADSSEGALLDEYMIRLTTTTPDRFGRFIIGISQTDYVLRRIVYHFSRHTLEKLITLLEPDQAEFIYGYIANVLMLQQQRPAVKATQEEFEKMVWLFVLTYLVTDNSGQFNRKTFIRRNLEQLAHHFNIGYIRLLYTFRQALIFYKKEIPAGSLAALIRELYEEKFSDVSPTIATTRESVLAYFLLVTSGDVMVRRILDPYGPNVPLPASWIGYDTIPDQSDREEVWQQAVFLITLFLGGESLPYWFTQLQPGLQNGLLQQAVILLYRKRAVLLFSLWEKSVRFPQIRLRMHQLFARPVTPLEEQIQKQLAEYVERDTIRYLQETLNDHQPDSFIEIWRKAIDKKRFYTQVLQAAPAIQRVAHLLREEEFWLLLADAPLFSVDILKEMQEELVLLGADNIERERIRHLFRIFNLQWLGGKLILKDVEQYKKALHDFLKQFDERATRRILQPVTPEIPKKKMATSEQEGIRINNAGLVLLHPFFYTYFNRLQLLQNGKFVDSMAQQRAIRLLQLLVDGRTDHAEHELVLNKILCNYPLEQPLTSEIEITPPEKELAVQLVNAAIQQWEKMKNSSVDSFRASFLQREGLVWQAQDAWFQKVTPRGYDIILQTLPWSYGMIKTSWTDKFFYTEWTPC; encoded by the coding sequence TTGACTTTCTCACATAAGATACAGCAGATAGTGATGGATGCGACCTTTACAGAAAGGGAGCTGGCTGGTGAACTGCAGGACAGGATCAGCCGCGTGTTCAATCAAAGTATAGAACCGGCCACGGCCACATTGTTCAACCAATTGGGCGCGAACGGAGAAAGTGTGTGGATAGAGCGGCTGGAACTGGATCTGGGTGAGCTGGCGTATGACAATTTTGAGCAGCAAATAACGGATCGCATGATCGCAGCACTCCGGGATGCACTGGAAGGCAAGCTGGAACTGGTGACACAGGATACCGGCAATCTGTACTTCAAAGATGAAACGGAACGACTATATGCCTTGCTGGAACATTACCTGCTGACAGGTACATTGCCATGGTGGGCAGATAGTAGCGAAGGCGCATTGCTGGATGAATACATGATCCGGCTGACCACCACTACCCCGGATCGTTTCGGCAGGTTTATCATTGGCATTAGTCAGACAGACTATGTACTGCGTCGGATTGTCTACCACTTTTCCCGCCATACGCTGGAAAAGCTGATCACCTTGCTGGAACCGGATCAGGCGGAGTTCATCTACGGTTACATCGCCAATGTGCTGATGCTGCAACAGCAACGGCCAGCGGTTAAAGCCACGCAGGAAGAATTTGAAAAAATGGTGTGGCTGTTTGTACTCACTTATCTCGTAACAGATAACAGTGGTCAGTTCAACAGGAAGACGTTCATTCGCCGTAACCTGGAACAACTGGCGCATCACTTCAATATCGGGTATATACGATTGCTGTATACTTTCAGACAGGCATTGATCTTTTATAAAAAAGAAATACCGGCAGGTTCACTGGCTGCCCTGATCAGGGAACTGTATGAAGAGAAATTCTCTGATGTGTCGCCTACTATTGCGACTACACGGGAATCGGTACTGGCGTATTTTTTACTCGTCACATCCGGAGATGTCATGGTTCGGCGTATATTGGATCCCTATGGTCCCAACGTACCGCTGCCGGCATCATGGATCGGGTACGACACCATACCGGATCAATCGGATAGGGAAGAGGTATGGCAACAGGCCGTGTTCCTGATCACCTTATTCCTGGGCGGTGAATCCCTGCCATATTGGTTTACACAACTCCAACCCGGTTTGCAGAATGGCCTGTTGCAACAGGCGGTTATATTATTGTACAGGAAAAGAGCTGTGTTATTATTTTCCCTCTGGGAGAAGTCGGTGCGGTTCCCCCAAATCCGCCTGAGAATGCACCAGCTGTTTGCCAGACCAGTCACTCCATTGGAAGAACAGATTCAAAAACAACTGGCAGAATATGTAGAACGGGATACCATCCGTTACCTGCAGGAGACATTGAATGACCACCAGCCGGATAGCTTTATAGAGATCTGGCGCAAAGCCATCGATAAAAAACGATTTTACACACAGGTATTGCAGGCGGCACCGGCTATACAACGAGTTGCCCATTTACTGAGAGAAGAAGAATTCTGGTTACTATTGGCAGATGCACCCCTATTCTCGGTGGATATACTGAAGGAAATGCAGGAAGAACTCGTACTGCTGGGTGCCGACAATATTGAAAGGGAACGGATCCGTCATTTATTCAGGATCTTTAACCTGCAATGGCTGGGAGGGAAATTGATCCTGAAAGATGTGGAGCAATATAAAAAGGCTTTACACGATTTCCTGAAACAGTTTGATGAAAGAGCAACCCGTCGTATATTACAGCCAGTAACACCAGAAATTCCAAAGAAGAAGATGGCTACATCAGAACAGGAAGGTATACGTATCAACAATGCAGGATTGGTACTATTGCATCCTTTTTTCTATACCTACTTCAACCGGTTGCAATTATTGCAAAATGGTAAATTCGTAGATTCTATGGCGCAACAAAGAGCCATTCGGTTATTGCAGCTACTGGTAGATGGCAGGACTGATCATGCGGAACATGAACTGGTACTAAATAAGATCCTTTGCAATTATCCGCTGGAACAACCATTGACATCAGAAATTGAAATTACGCCACCTGAAAAGGAATTAGCCGTCCAGCTCGTCAACGCCGCCATTCAGCAATGGGAGAAAATGAAAAACAGTAGTGTAGACAGTTTTCGCGCCAGCTTTCTACAGCGTGAAGGATTGGTATGGCAGGCACAGGACGCCTGGTTTCAAAAAGTGACCCCGCGGGGATACGATATTATTTTACAAACCCTGCCATGGAGTTATGGTATGATCAAAACTTCCTGGACAGATAAATTCTTTTATACGGAATGGACACCCTGCTGA